In Anolis carolinensis isolate JA03-04 chromosome 4, rAnoCar3.1.pri, whole genome shotgun sequence, the genomic window TTCCCATTTTCAGTTCTTGTATGAGTTACATatcccttttaaatcttagctcaattGAACATTCTTTAGACATGTATCCTGTTGTTTAAGATACTTCCCATTTCCCCTCTTCATTGGAAGTTTGAAATTGTGCTTTTAATATCTCACTTTGAAGAAATTCCCATCTGTCATGAACTTCTTTCTCTTTTAGCATTCCTGATCACAGAATCTCCACTGAAATCCAGTTTCTTAAAGACTAGAATGTGTGTCTGATTATGCTTGGCTTTCCTTTCCACTGTATAGAACCCACTccatggtcactcccacctaaggttCCTGTCACTTCCATCCTATTGACTAAATAATCACTGGTGATTAGAATCAGATCTAAAATAACTGATTCTCTTGCTTCTACCTTCTGGAGAATGAAACTGTCTGAAAGGCGGGTCAGGAATTTGtcagctaacaacaacaactcccactTTTGTCCTTGAGTGGCCTGAAGCCAGAACAGAATGGCGAGGGAGAGAAAATGTAACAGAATTTGAAAAATGTGATAAGTGCTACCTTATCATTCTACTAGGGCTTACTGTGTGGGAATGTAGGCAGTGTACTCCAAAACATCTAGGCAGACAAAATTCCCATACTTCTAGGAGTTTTATGCACAAATACCTAAAGGTAATCACTAATTATGGTAATAATGTAGGACACAATGGGAATTGCACATCCTATAGAGGACCTATTTTACAAAGGTATCCCATGTATCAATATAAAAACCTTGTTTAGGGTTACCAATTTAAGGCATTTTACTCTTTCAGTTCTATTCCAAGGTGATTTACCAAAACAGTGTTAGAACAATATAACTATCTGATATCCATAGTATCATAAAAAAGGGATACAAACCAGTCAGCaggattaaatatttattttaaaagccaaAGAAAATAGGGAAGCTTTTATTTGATACTAAAACATCCATATCTCCCATTGCCACATTTGCAATACTGAGAATCTCCAGTATTCTGTCCTTCAAAGAAAATAAGGCTTTGTATTATGTCCTTTGAAGGAACAAAAactaagtaatttctgatttttgtatGTTACATTTGTTATAAATAGATACTATATCCAAAAACATAAACTGTAGATCTGACAAAAGGTGTTTTGAAACAATTGTATCATATTAGCACAGAGTTGCAGACAGTACAGTTTCCTGCTGAGCATATTCTCAAACTACATTGGTTGGTGATATAGAATAGCAGTTTAGGCTGTTGCCCCAGTCTGGGTATACAGGTATGTTGTATTGATGCAGATGTTTTCCAGAGCAGATAGTTTAGCACCACAAGCAGAAGCACATAGAAGGAAGAGAAATAAATCTTTAAACCACCATAAAAGAAAACAGTAGTTCAAAATATTCCAGCAGGCTTCCTCTCAAAAACTAATATGCCCAtacaaaatgaaacaaccaggtcataTAAGGAAAAATCTTACAAATCTTCTAGAGACCACTTCAAAGCTTCTTCCACAAGTGTTCACTTTTCTCTCTCCCAAGACTCACTTTTCTTATAATTTTAATGATGTACAAATGAGCAAGGTTTATTTATTGGCCCAATTTCTGTTTTCCTGTTCAGCCATACTTAATAAAGGATtgtggaggcagctgctgtttatctTGCCTGTTGAAGGTGAGGTGCTCACTGCTACAACAAGATTGGCTAGTGTATAATTCTATTCTTTCCAAGTCCAatagttattgtatttttaattacagatATCCTACTGTGTTTTTCTAACACATGTTGACCATTCTCTCAATACTGATGGTACTAAAATCTTTCAGCTAGACAGAGGGCAAGAATGAAAAGGATAGGCATagaatgactttttaaaatgattgtCTTTGTGAGAAGCTTTGTTAATTGAAATATACTTAGAGTTACAGTAAATACTGGTATATCTGAGTAGGGATATATACTGTAAAACTGAATCACTAGAGAATACAATTATCCTTCTCCAGAAAATTTGGTACTGTACATATGCGGAGatgcatgctctctctctctctctctctctctctctctctctctctatatatatatatatatatatatatatatatatatatatataacattaatatTTGCAAGCAGGGCAAGGTCTGCTATTAGGAAGAGAGAGGGGGAGCCACCTCAACTGGCACATGGTAGAGAGCTATATCCTGCATTTAATGACAGGAACTGGGATCCATGGAAACAGGAACACATCAGTTTATATGGCTCCACAAAAGTTTTTGTTCTTTTAGCTCCCCAGCTGTCCTTCCTGGACCCCATGCCCATTCTCCTCTTTGGAGAACAAGGCCATGTGTGCCACACAACCTGTCCTGCACACTCACCTCATTGGCATTGCTAAAGTGAGTTTGATAATATTTGCAGGGAATGTTCCAATTAATCCTGTCTTCTgacttttccagttgctttttaaatgtcccagtttctcctcctcactcctttgtcctcagcttacttcagtcgCTGCCAACTGAGTGCAGAATTAGTCTGCACTCAACTAATTCTGTAGGGAGGAGATGAGAGGTAGCAAAATATTGTTCATCCCAATGGGTTCAagaaaaaagcaaactgctgcacccTTGCCCAGCTTGCGTGTTTAATTATTTTTGCCTTCTTGTCCACACTGTGATGTTGTTTGGCCCTACTTGCCCCAGTTTAtatctctgaaatgttggaggctATGCAAATGGAATGGAGTAGTACCATCCTGTTTGAGATAGCAAAGTGTCATAACCCTGTTTGTAGCTATTAAGCAAAGGGTGAGAAAATATGGGAGTTGCAGACCAGGCAGTttgggactgcagctcccagcagctTTCAAAATTGTTTTGGGCCAACTAGCATTGCTGGTAGTTGTCAGCCaataacatctgaagggccacacgATTCTCACTCTGCATTAAGCCCAGAAATTTTTTCCTACTGAATGTAGGTGTTTGCCTTTTCATTAAGATAAATGTACATTTGAACGGGACTCTTCCATTATGTTCCTTTGCCACAAGATGGCAGAAAGGTCTCATATTCTGCTGTATCTTCCAACAGGCTATTTATCCTGCCTTACTCTGACTGGGAGGCTGTCTAAGGGCTGCAAATACTGCTATTAGAGATAGAAGAGAAAGCATTAAGTGTTTACAATATTTGCTTCACCAGCTGCTCTCTCAGTGGAAACATTATTCCAAAAACTCTCGCTGTGTTTCAGCCCCAATCTGTGGTGAAATatgaaaactatgaaattcataatAATATCTAGAAAGGGTCAAAGCCAAAACTtcctgagtgtgtgtgtgtgtatgggggggggggggggtagttaaaCTTTAAGTAATAACAAAAAAATCTGGGTTGTGGATTGGATTCCCCAcattgggggaggagggggggctGAAAAGGAAGTTGTTACTAACTGCTATCAAGTCAACCTTGAGATATCTCCAAGTCACCTGGGGTGCATCttgactgtaaaattaatgcagtttgacatcacttttaactgccatgaagaCAAAGCTATGAAATTTTGGAGGTTAATAATGTGtaatttggcagaaaatgctaaaaggtattttaaaacaacaacttccatggttccatagcattgatccatggcaggtCATGAGGTgttaaatggcattaattctacagtgtagatgcaactccTTATCATTAGCAGTCTTGTTCAGATCTTGTAGACTGGGACCATAggactccccccctccccccaaatcagctttcttcactattTTGCTTCTATacatagaaattagaaatatgatGGTACAATCATAACCTTGGTATTCAGTAAAATAGTTTTACACTTCAGGATCATGATTTCTATATTGGCCATTGGGTAATATTTTTATACTCATAATTATGGGTAAACTCTTTATTGACATAACATGATGAATTTATATTGAACATCAATTGAGGTCTACGTTGGCCTCCAGGTGATTTCTTATAAAGatttataaagaaaataaagagtGACTACTCTTAACGGTCATTTAGATATGAGTTACATAAAACATCCCTGTTGGAAAGAGATATTTCTCAGTGGGTTTAAGAACGGATACCTAGTGAATTCTGTATAATGGTCCTTACTGTTGGaacagcaaccttctacaagcctcctataatAGTTCTTTGTTATGTATATTGTGATTGCTTacttttttattgtatcagaagtgacttgagaacatactgcaagtcgcttctgatgtgagaaaattgaccgtctacagagacattgcccaggggatgcccagatgtgttgctgggaggcttctctcatgtgcctgcaagctagagctgacagacagagctcactccatctcgtggATCTGaaccggaaaccttcaggtcagcagttcagctggcagacccattgtgccaccgtggctctctctctatatatacaatacataaatacatacaatcatatacatacaatattgcttactatattgtatgcatgtgatttggtatgcagttttcccttaactttatgttgtttgaggttgtgggatggactgcagaccatgtgaccaggtTTGGGACTTCACACAGATtccattttagaagtcagtacAGTTTATGAAGTCAGCAGTGTTAATATGCAGTAATAAGTGTCAGTGTGCTGCAGTGTATAATCTTTATTGAGTCTGTTCAGTAATGTCTTACACTGAGGAGAGTGTTAATCTCTATGCAAGAGAGAAGAGACTTAAAACACAATGCTTTAGAGAACAGATTGTTTACACTACCAACCAATAAGAAatatacctgtatgctgaatacatgaagtttgtaaataaatcaactatgttacttttaacgaagactgcttatttttggtctcttgagagcatgatttaaaactaATATTTTTATGGGAGAGAAGTGTTTTGGGGGGCGGGagatgaaataacacttctgaagatctgctatatattttgtgcattagcatatctttatttttattttttattacaacatttgtatcccgcccttctcacccaagaggggactcagggtagcttacaataaaacacacatatataaaaaatataaaatacaatgcaaatcaaattaactaattaattacaacaacattcataaaatacaatactaaataaTATTCCCTTTTACTCAGGGAGTAAAACTTTTCCTCTGACAGCCAAATGTTTTGGCTCGGTGAAAACTGAAgaaatttgttttcctttctttcagctgcaCACCTGAGAGCTGGCACACATAAAGAAGAAGCAACCTGCTCCCTTGTACACAATTTCATGTAAATGTTTCTCCACATCACTACAGACTTTTGAGGTGTGCAGAAACAATGGAGAAAAGTGAGCCAGATGGTGGCTAGAGTATAAACAAAGTCTCGACTCTGCTGCCTGTTGACCATCCCTCCCAGTGTCCATCGCCAGTCCAAGCGCCTCAGGTGAGCCTTGCGTCTTTTAGAAACTTCCCCTCCTTGGGACATGTTAATTTCAGAATCATCTCTAACTCCACTTTGGGATTCCAGGTATGTGGCAGGAACCCAGCCTTGCTCTTCTGATGTGCTTACAAACCACCAGCCACTTTCATTCTTCTCAATGACATCCACCACCTCTCCAGCCTGCAGGCTGATCTTtgagttctcctgtttctcatAGTTTGACACCATCACATATGGCTCCAGGATCATAGATTCAGAGCTAGCATCAGCACCTGATTTCCTTTTTGTGGATCCATAATCCCTGGAATTCCCTGGTTGGGAGTCTGAGGTGACCCCTCTGGCTCCCTGAGCCGCCTCCTCTTGGCCGGGGCCCCCCCCGGATCTCTCACGCACCCTCATCCTGGGCAGGAGGGTCTTGATCTCCTCTGGGCGCTTGGCAGTAGCAGTGTCTGTTCCGGACATGCTTGCGGAGAAGGACATTGATTCCTTTGCTTCCTTTCCAGTGGCAGGTGGCTGCTTtcgtttttccttcattttctttgacTTGATTTCCTCAAGTGTCTTCATCCCAAAATCCAAACTACCACTTTTGCCTGGAGGTCGGAAATTTCCGTCCACAATGGGGTGGGATGTGCAGTGCAGCTTCTGGCATCCCCAGGGCTGTTTCTTCCCATCACATGGACTCCTGCGATGATTTTTCCTGCCATATGCATAATCGTAATAAAAATAGCCATCGTCTTGGTTGGACATGTTGAGTGGAAGAACATGAACTGGTCACAGAAGGACCTGAGGGCAAACAATGATATGTTTACTCTCCTCTCCGAGCCAGCTGGCCACGGTTGGGTTTATGAGGGCACAGCCTTCTCTAGGCTGAATCTGCTGGGATCTCCCTCACAGTAGGATCATCGATCAGCTCCTTCTTCAAATACTTCCAGGTATTTTTTCCCTGTAGATCGAATCCACTCTCGGTCGATGAAGTGATAGTAAAGGAGTAGAAACACCTGCCCTCAGAATCCAGGGGGTGAATAATAACTCCTGATGAGCGTGATCAAAATCTGAACAGACTTGAAGTCTAAAGATCAAGAGATGTTGTGTCCAATCGGCTGCAGAAATCTCTGACTCCTTGGCCCAAGGCTTACAGGCTTCCTTAGGCTATTAAATATAATGTATTAGGTGCCTAGTTTGGTCTTTTGAGGGGAGCCTCTCAAACCAACCACAGATGCCGCCTGCCAGTCAGGGAGGGGAAAGCAGTGGTCGGCTACTGAACCCCTCCTTTCGCCAGATGCTACCGGACCCCTCCTTCCCCCAAATACTGTGTGCGACAGATGACCAAATGCTGCAAGAACTGCTGGATCCAAAAGCACAATGGACTGCAAAGTGCAATGGACTCTGCCTGGAACAGAGCCTCACCGTCGAGTGAGGCAGAGGGAGACCGTTGCCACTTCAAGAAGCCCACTGCCATTGTgacatctttgttcctaacaattCAGAGAGATAAtcaggtatatcagtctaacaactgagaagcctaatttgccttgcatgaatactagggGATATTTACCAATAAGGATATGGAGATTCCTGGTTTTCCAAAAAGTTATGATCTCTAAagagtcatgcctttccaaagattaCTACTGCCATAAGATGGAAACAATTTAAAGGTAATAGACAACAattcaaaaataatcatgaactcATTTTCAGACCTACAACTTCAGCCAGACTAATAGCCCAATTCCCATGAATTTTACTCCATTACTGACATTCCTAATAAAAAGTTGATATCACAATTTTAGGAGATTCATGTAGTGACTGGAGAAGAAAAGTAAGTGTTGGCGACCTACACTTTTTCTCCTAGCAGCATGAAAGGTCTGGGGCAATTGTTTTGCAATTGTTCTGGCCCTGTAGCGGgatgaaaaaaattaaagtttTTAAACACAAAGCTCAAGCAGAGCagcatatttctgaaacttgataTGATTTGCCCTCTGTCTGGGTTCTGATGAAGCACACTGTTTCTCTAGATTCAAGGCCTCAGAGTTCAGACTAGGAGCTTAAAGATAAGGTGTCTGTGATCCCACCCACCACTGGTATGCATCCCCAACCCCACCTCTCTTAGCCAGGAGGGAATGCAGCCCTTCTGCTGAAAAATGATCCCACCATCCTGTTGAAGCTCTAATAAATAAGTTGTGAATGGGTGAGACAACCCAGGCAAACACTGCAGAAACAAGAAAGCATATCCTCCCACATTTCACAGACAAAAACTGTGACTTAAGTGACTAAGTAACATCAAACtatagtcaagatggcaaaatttaTAAATTTAAGTAATGGTTTTATAGATTTATCTGAAAGATTAATATGCAAAGTAAGATtagagaaagaagaaacaaaagagaATTGATTTGAAACTACATGGAACCCATTTATTAGTTTTACAGGTCACTGGCATTCTTCCAAGTGAGATTATGGTTAAATGAAGGGGAAGATATGactattaataaaaaaaattgacaaTTAAGTGGAGGAAATTGTATAAGTAAGAGAATAGACAATGAACTGATAGTGAATTCTGTATAAGTTTATgattgggggaaggggagggcaAATGAGATAGAAGCAAGATTTGAGATCATGGTTTATTCTTACACTGTTATATTGAAAATACTTCTGAAAATGGCAAAAAgttttaatgaggaagaacacgcaaatgagcagcagtttgcttttgcctgagcctactggaaagggcaagattctgcccccttcttttctcttcccctgaaTTAATTGGTGTGAAGCACTTTTGCACTTCAAACTCCATTTGCAGTAAGGAAAATAGGTCAAgaagaaattgggacattttaaaagtagctgaaaatgtAGGACAATAGAGGATTCATTTGACCTATTCCTACTAAATTGGGACAATTGGAGGAGATGAGAAAGATGACCCAGAGCTTCTCCTTGATTTAATTCACACTCTCTGAAATCTAATCTTTTGGCTGCTTACCAGAATctccagccaacatggccaatgcTACCTGGGGATTTGGAGTTTTAATCCCCAAAAAGTCATTCATTAgacctatcatttgtcttctactaggcagagagccttctcgattgtagccccttatctatggaatgccttgccattTGAAATTCGAACtacccgagacctacttgcctttcagaaagcctgtaaaacctttctcttccaacaagccttcgatgggtgaaaacttggggctatgtccgttcttattgttatctaaagctaactgtattgttttatctgtttttgtaaaccgctccgagccaaattgggagtagcggtatacaagtccaataaataaataaataaataaattttgaaaaaGAGACTGACAGACCTACTTTTCTGAGAAAAAGTT contains:
- the LOC134298463 gene encoding SH3 and PX domain-containing protein 2A-like codes for the protein MSNQDDGYFYYDYAYGRKNHRRSPCDGKKQPWGCQKLHCTSHPIVDGNFRPPGKSGSLDFGMKTLEEIKSKKMKEKRKQPPATGKEAKESMSFSASMSGTDTATAKRPEEIKTLLPRMRVRERSGGGPGQEEAAQGARGVTSDSQPGNSRDYGSTKRKSGADASSESMILEPYVMVSNYEKQENSKISLQAGEVVDVIEKNESGWWFVSTSEEQGWVPATYLESQSGVRDDSEINMSQGGEVSKRRKAHLRRLDWRWTLGGMVNRQQSRDFVYTLATIWLTFLHCFCTPQKSVVMWRNIYMKLCTREQVASSLCVPALRCAAERKENKFLQFSPSQNIWLSEEKFYSLSKREYYLVLYFMNVVVIN